One Xiphophorus hellerii strain 12219 chromosome 24, Xiphophorus_hellerii-4.1, whole genome shotgun sequence DNA window includes the following coding sequences:
- the LOC116716306 gene encoding integral membrane protein GPR180-like yields the protein MNLRHEQDSNLCGETALDLESNALTSGDGGLLVCRLDNPSLGTEKEARLLLYQDMDSDLDNLSCSQRLSRAQFTISLSQDQHNQTIPRQSSPTAWQVLYADRYTCEENSATPSFADLGFTLLLFNPDSAGNPLDHFSAEEAGLHSFYFLLLLAYFIACCIYFQPLYQALKNGGPMHTVLKVLTMALALQGCSALCNYIHLARYSRDGTGIPLMGSLAEFWDMVSQVSMLYMLLSLCMGWTLSRGRKPQSRPLQWERSPASTAVAVGGVVTQGVLLLWEQYSESESEHHSYHAQRSLAGLLLLALRVALSLLLASVLYQIVSTERSTLKRDFYLCFAKGCFLWFLCHPVLVLMSVVFNDHQKEKEKTAETQPKTEQHAYNMSNKLSRETETPSWSLQSAVTLTLQQSTNTNRHCGSKRIRRVRTRG from the exons atgaatCTTCGTCACGAACAGGATTCGAACCTGTGCGGGGAAACCGCATTGGATTTGGAGTCCAACGCCTTAACCT CAGGTGACGGCGGGCTGCTGGTGTGTCGGCTGGACAACCCATCCCTGGGAACAGAGAAGGAGGCCAGGCTGCTGCTGTACCAGGACATGGACTCAGACCTGGACAACCTGAGCTGCTCCCAGCGACTCAGCAGAGCCCAGTTCACCA TTTCCCTCAGCCAGGACCAACACAACCAGACTATCCCTCGTCAGTCTTCGCCCACAGCCTGGCAGGTGCTGTACGCTGACAGATACACGTGTGAG GAAAACTCAGCAACGCCGTCGTTCGCCGACCTCGGCTTCACTCTCCTGCTGTTCAACCCCGACTCTGCTGGGAACCCGCTGGATCACTTCAGCGCAGAGGAAGCAG GGCTGCACAGTTTCTACTTCCTCCTACTGCTCGCCTACTTCATCGCCTGCTGCATCTACTTCCAGCCTCTGTATCAGGCGCTGAAGAATGGGGGCCCCATGCACACGGTCCTCAAGGTGCTGACCATGGCCCTGGCTCTGCAAGGCTGCTCTGCCCTCTGCAACTACATCCACCTGGCCAG GTATTCCAGAGACGGTACTGGGATCCCCCTGATGGGCAGCCTGGCAGAGT TCTGGGACATGGTGTCTCAGGTGTCCATGCTGTACATGCTGCTGAGCCTGTGTATGGGCTGGACTCTGAGTCGAGGCAGGAAGCCGCAGTCCAGACCGCTGCAGTGGGAGCGCTCCCCGGCGTCCACGGCCGTCGCTGTCGGCGGCGTGGTCACACAG GGGGTCCTGCTGCTGTGGGAGCAGTACTCTGAGTCAGAGAGCGAACACCACAGTTATCACGCCCAACGAAGCCTAGCAGgtctcctcctcctggctctgagaGTGGCGCTGTCCCTCCTGCTGGCCTCCGTCCTCTACCAGATCGTCTCCACAGAGAGGAGCACCCTGAAGAGAGACTTCTACCTCTGCTTTGCTAAG GGCTGCTTCCTGTGGTTCCTTTGTCACCCTGTCCTCGTCCTCATGTCTGTGGTCTTCAACGACCACCAGAAGGAAAAG GAGAAGACAGCTGAAACCCAGCCAAAGACAGAGCAGCATGCCTATAACATGAGCAACAAACTTTCCAGAGAAACTGAGACCCCCAGCTGGTCTCTGCAGAGCGCCGTAACTTTAACACTGCAGCAGTCCACTAATACGAACCGACACTGTGGATCCAAGAGGATTCGCCGTGTCAGGACCCGAGGATGA